In the genome of Budorcas taxicolor isolate Tak-1 chromosome 23, Takin1.1, whole genome shotgun sequence, one region contains:
- the PWWP2B gene encoding PWWP domain-containing protein 2B, producing MEPRAGCRLPVRVEQVVNGALLVTASCGERSFAGILLDCTKKSGLFGLPPLAPLTQAQDAPVNGCHGPAPAEGDAEAMPLGTGPPGPAGGDGPPEPPPPLVPPLPAGSLPPFPPYFEGAPFPPPLWLRNTYRQWVPQPPPRGVKRTRRRLSRNRDPGRLALSPIRLRPRQVLCEKCKSTQSPPEASPGPPAAPRPRREPRKPEDADGGGDAAASKRSRRERREEARAGVPRSPAIKISYSTPQGTGEVVEIPPRVHGSLEPFCPPPASPGGPDPEPPRDRPAAGAPASIPKLKLTRPLPPGASPPPPKIRLKPRRLGAGEQEPVYRAELVQELKGRGPPADGAAHHGGLVDSPSASSGEDDDCKGCPRSAHGPDNAGLAFLAACPGRSGCTGELAWSDSLDESRSSGSDATLPDACDLSPGGGVPSSSKGTRPTVPPLTVRLHTQSVSKCVTEDGRTVAVGDIVWGHQR from the exons GTCCGGCCTCTTCGGCCTGCCCCCGTTGGCTCCGCTGACCCAGGCCCAGGACGCCCCTGTCAACGGCTGCCACGGCCCGGCCCCCGCGGAGGGAGACGCGGAGGCCATGCCCTTGGGGACGGGCCCCCCGGGGCCTGCCGGCGGGGACGGGCCCCCCGAGCCGCCCCCGCCCCTGGTCCCGCCGCTGCCCGCCGGAAGCCTGCCCCCGTTCCCGCCCTACTTCGAAGGCGCCCCCTTCCCGCCCCCGCTCTGGCTGAGGAACACCTACCGGCAGTGGGTGCCGCAGCCGCCGCCCCGGGGCGTCAAGAGGACCCGCCGGCGCCTGTCCCGCAACCGCGACCCCGGCCGCCTGGCCCTGAGCCCCATCCGCCTGCGGCCGCGCCAAGTGCTGTGCGAGAAGTGCAAAAGCACCCAGAGCCCCCCGGAGGCCAGCCCCgggccccccgccgccccccggcCGCGCAGGGAGCCCCGCAAGCCCGAGGACGCCGACGGAGGAGGCGACGCGGCCGCCTCCAAGAGGAGCAGGCGCGAGCGGCGGGAGGAGGCGCGGGCGGGGGTGCCGCGGAGCCCGGCCATCAAGATCTCCTACAGCACGCCCCAGGGCACCGGGGAGGTGGTGGAGATCCCCCCCCGCGTGCACGGCTCCCTGGAGCCCTTCTGTCCACCCCCGGCCTCGCCCGGAGGCCCGGACCCTGAGCCTCCCAGGGACCGGCCGGCCGCCGGCGCCCCTGCCTCCATCCCCAAGCTGAAGCTGACGCGGCCCCTGCCCCCCGGGgcctccccgccgccccccaAGATCCGCCTGAAGCCGCGCCGCCTGGGGGCTGGCGAGCAGGAGCCCGTCTACAGGGCCGAGCTGGTGCAGGAACTCAAGGGCCGAGGGCCCCCGGCCGACGGCGCCGCCCACCACGGCGGGCTGGTGGACTCGCCCTCCGCGAGCTCTGGCGAGGATGACGACTGCAAGGGGTGTCCCCGGAGTGCCCATGGGCCCGACAACGCCGGGCTGGCTTTCCTGGCTGCCTGCCCCGGGAGAAGCGGCTGCACCGGCGAGCTAGCGTGGAGCGACAGCCTGGACGAGTCCAGGTCGTCCGGCTCGGACGCGACGTTGCCAGACGCCTGCGACCTCTCGCCCGGCGGTGGCGTGCCCTCTTCCTCCAAGGGCACGAGGCCCACGGTCCCACCCCTGACGGTCAGGCTGCACACACAGAGCGTCTCCAAGTGCGTTACTGAAGACGGGAGGACCGTGGCCGTAGGGGACATCGTGTGGG GTCACCAACGCTGA